The Terriglobia bacterium genome segment GACCGAGAACCGCCGCGTCGCCGAGCAAATTTCCGGCCGCTATTCCTTCTGCGAGCTGATCGGCGGCAGTGAAGCTATGCGCCGCGTCTACGACGCCATCCTGCGCGTCGCCCACAGCGATGTCACGGTTCTCATTCGGGGCGAAAGCGGCACCGGCAAGGAACTGGTCGCCCGTTCCATCGTGGCCTCCGGACCGCGCCGCGAGAAGCCCTTTATCAGCCTCAACTGTGCAGCCCTTCCGGAAGCGCTGATCGAATCGGAACTCTTCGGCCACGAAAAAGGCGCGTTCACCGGCGCCCACACCAGCCGTCCCGGCCAGATCGAACTAGCCCATACTGGCACCCTCTTTCTCGACGAGATCGCCACCCTTAGCCCGGGGCTGCAAACCAAGCTGCTGCGGGTACTGGAATCGCGCACTGTCCAGCGGCTCGGCGGCCGCACCAACAAGCTCGTGGACTTCCGCTTGCTCACCGCCACCAATGAGAATCTCGAAGAGATGGTGCATGCCGGAGGTTTCCGCGAGGACCTTTATTACCGCATCCACGTAGTGCCCATTTTTCTTCCGCCGTTGCGCGAACGTCGCGGCGACATCCCCCTGCTCGCCGACCATTTCCTACGCATCTACTGTGCTAGTAACCGTGTTCCGCTGAAGCGGCTCGACCACGAAGTAATCGAGATCCTCGAGGAATATTCCTGGAACGGCAACGTGCGCGAGCTGGAGAACTTGATCCAGCGCCTGGTCCTCATGGTCCAGGGCCAGGCCATCCTTCCCAAGGACCTTCCCCAGCAACTGCTCTATGCCAGCACCGCCAATCAGGAATCGCTCTTGATCCCAGAAGGCGGTATTGATTTCGACGAGGAAATTGCCCGCATCGAGGTCGCCTATCTGCAGGCGGCGCTGCGCCGAGCCGGCGGCACGAAGGTCGCCGCCGCCGCCCTCCTCCATGTCGATCCGCAGAAGATGAAATATTTATGCCGCAAGTACAAAATTTGACGTTCTTGTGGGTTAAAAATTAAACGCTAGGCGAAAAATTTTAACCCCAGTCGGGTGGATTTTTTAACTATTGCACAGGACGCACAAGGACGGTACCCGCATAGTCTTGATTTTGCGTGGATACTGGGAGATTCCTGCCACTTTCCGAGTTGGCACGGCGGTTGCAACTATTCCCGACTGAAACGGGGTTCAAGAATTCAAATTCACGAGGGGGATGGATATGCAAAAGAAATCTCTAATCAAGAGCCGGGCGGCTGCCAAGAAGGCGTTGCTGGCTTCCAAGAAAACCGGCCGCCTCACGGGTACAACCAAGGGCGAGTCGCTGACCGCAAGCCGGCTTGCCCAGAGCAGGCTGGCCGAGAGCAAGCTGGCGGAGAGCAAAATGGCCCAGAGCAGGCTGGCCGAGAGCAAGCTGGCCGAGAGCCGGCTGGCGGAGAGCAAGCTGGCCGAGAGCAAGTTCGCGGAGAGCAAGTTCGCCGAGAGCAAGCTGGCCGAATAAGCGATTCGCACACCGGAAGGTACACCGAGACGGGCTGCATGCCATGTGCAGCCCGTATTTTCTGGCGAGC includes the following:
- a CDS encoding sigma-54 dependent transcriptional regulator, encoding MSLRAAAAVHAPEPRRIAFITTDSATLPDIQLFLEPAFDVRLLDSWSRLAPLLSETTLDAVLLDLDTLGLTPAEAIDLLAKLRGINQDLILVALTRSHDHSLRLKAAKVPVDEFFAAPVDFHELQIVLDRALEKRAMETENRRVAEQISGRYSFCELIGGSEAMRRVYDAILRVAHSDVTVLIRGESGTGKELVARSIVASGPRREKPFISLNCAALPEALIESELFGHEKGAFTGAHTSRPGQIELAHTGTLFLDEIATLSPGLQTKLLRVLESRTVQRLGGRTNKLVDFRLLTATNENLEEMVHAGGFREDLYYRIHVVPIFLPPLRERRGDIPLLADHFLRIYCASNRVPLKRLDHEVIEILEEYSWNGNVRELENLIQRLVLMVQGQAILPKDLPQQLLYASTANQESLLIPEGGIDFDEEIARIEVAYLQAALRRAGGTKVAAAALLHVDPQKMKYLCRKYKI